The following proteins are encoded in a genomic region of Mycolicibacterium rutilum:
- a CDS encoding HAD-IIA family hydrolase has translation MAIGGVLFDIDGVLVTSWKPIEGAAETVRALIDNQIACSYLTNTTTKTRVQIAELLSDAGMQVRPDEVITAAVLTAQYVRDTYPDARCFLVNSGQIAEDMTGIDIVSSTDFTGPRAPEPPDVVLLGGAGPEYSHLTLSWVYDWMAQGVPVVAMHRSTAWTTTDGLRIDTGMYLIGMEETSGRKATAVGKPAPEGFLAAANRLGVETDEMYMVGDDLNNDVLAAQVVGMTGVLVRTGKFRQDTLDRWAADEFAMQPNHVIDSVADLPGLLGL, from the coding sequence ATGGCGATCGGTGGAGTGTTGTTCGACATCGATGGCGTGTTGGTGACGTCATGGAAGCCGATCGAGGGCGCCGCCGAAACCGTGCGGGCGTTGATCGACAACCAGATTGCCTGCTCGTATCTGACGAACACGACCACCAAGACGCGGGTGCAGATCGCGGAATTGCTGAGCGACGCGGGCATGCAGGTGCGTCCCGACGAGGTGATCACCGCGGCGGTGCTGACCGCGCAGTACGTGCGCGACACCTACCCAGACGCGCGCTGTTTTCTGGTCAACAGCGGCCAGATCGCCGAGGACATGACCGGCATCGACATCGTGTCGTCCACCGATTTCACCGGCCCGCGCGCGCCGGAGCCCCCGGACGTGGTGCTGCTCGGCGGCGCAGGCCCGGAGTACAGCCACCTCACGTTGTCGTGGGTGTACGACTGGATGGCGCAGGGCGTGCCGGTGGTGGCGATGCACCGCAGCACCGCGTGGACGACGACCGACGGGCTGCGCATCGACACCGGCATGTACCTGATCGGTATGGAGGAGACCTCGGGCCGCAAGGCCACCGCGGTCGGAAAACCGGCGCCGGAGGGCTTTCTGGCCGCGGCGAACCGGCTCGGGGTGGAGACCGACGAGATGTACATGGTGGGCGACGACTTGAACAACGACGTGCTGGCGGCGCAGGTGGTTGGCATGACCGGGGTGCTGGTACGCACCGGAAAGTTCCGGCAGGACACGCTGGACCGTTGGGCCGCAGACGAATTCGCGATGCAACCCAACCATGTGATCGACTCGGTGGCGGACCTGCCGGGGCTGCTGGGGCTGTAG
- a CDS encoding PH domain-containing protein, with translation MLLVHPVHEVLRQIPVIIGSLVLGTATGNPLVAIVVFGVTIAIGLARWFTTTYRIGAAEVQLRTGVLQRKVLSVPRNRIRSVSTDARLLHRVLGLTVLRVSTGQEARGDAAFALDAVQTGQVAPLRALLLADSLTPDEPTAPGRVLARWTPSWLRYSPLSFTGLAMIAAAVGLVYQAGAGRMVRDSRIAQSGLDAAERFGVAASVAVLALVVLLASVVLSVLQSLLSYGNLELRRDFDVLHLKHGLVRVREHTFDMRRLRGGTLREPLLVRMFGGAHLDAVMTGVGGEGQASLLLPPCPAPTAREVLTDLIERPEAVSGALRPHGPVATRRRWTRALVVPVAAAAVLAVVPAPAWGWVLWAVVTVCCALLAADRARSLGHRVGDGWLVARTGTLQRRRDCIAASGIIGWTVRQTWMQRRAGVATLVAATAAGLKRYHVVDVPAGLAWRIAAETTPWVADTRWAGSELR, from the coding sequence ATGCTGCTGGTGCATCCCGTCCATGAGGTGCTGCGCCAGATCCCGGTCATCATCGGGTCGTTGGTGCTGGGCACCGCGACCGGCAACCCGCTGGTGGCGATCGTGGTGTTCGGGGTGACCATCGCGATCGGCCTGGCGCGCTGGTTCACCACCACCTACCGGATCGGCGCCGCCGAGGTGCAACTGCGCACCGGTGTGCTGCAGCGCAAGGTGTTGTCGGTGCCGCGCAACAGGATTCGCTCGGTGTCCACCGACGCGCGGCTGCTGCACCGCGTGCTCGGCCTGACGGTGCTGCGGGTCAGCACCGGTCAGGAGGCCCGCGGCGACGCGGCGTTCGCGCTCGATGCGGTGCAGACCGGGCAGGTGGCTCCGCTGCGGGCGCTGCTGCTGGCCGACTCGCTGACCCCCGACGAGCCGACCGCACCGGGGCGGGTGCTGGCGCGCTGGACACCGTCCTGGTTGCGGTACAGCCCGCTGAGTTTCACCGGGCTCGCGATGATCGCCGCCGCGGTCGGTCTGGTGTATCAGGCGGGCGCGGGTCGGATGGTGCGCGATTCGCGCATCGCGCAGTCGGGGCTCGATGCGGCCGAACGGTTCGGGGTGGCGGCCAGTGTCGCGGTGCTGGCGCTGGTGGTGTTGCTCGCGTCGGTGGTGCTCTCGGTGCTGCAGTCGCTGCTCAGCTACGGAAACCTGGAGCTGCGCAGGGACTTTGACGTGCTGCACCTCAAGCACGGTCTGGTCCGGGTGCGTGAGCACACCTTCGACATGCGTCGGCTGCGGGGCGGCACGCTGCGAGAGCCGTTGCTGGTGCGGATGTTCGGCGGCGCACACCTCGACGCGGTGATGACCGGCGTCGGCGGTGAGGGGCAGGCGTCGCTGCTGCTGCCGCCGTGTCCGGCGCCGACGGCGCGCGAGGTGCTGACGGATCTGATCGAACGACCCGAGGCGGTGAGCGGCGCGCTGCGCCCACACGGGCCGGTCGCCACGCGGCGCCGCTGGACCAGGGCGCTGGTGGTGCCGGTCGCCGCGGCAGCTGTGTTGGCGGTGGTGCCCGCACCGGCGTGGGGATGGGTGTTGTGGGCGGTGGTGACCGTGTGCTGCGCGCTGCTGGCGGCCGACCGCGCGCGCTCGCTGGGACACCGGGTCGGCGACGGCTGGCTGGTCGCGCGCACCGGCACCCTGCAGCGGCGCCGCGACTGCATCGCCGCGTCGGGGATCATCGGCTGGACCGTGCGGCAGACGTGGATGCAGCGGCGCGCCGGAGTGGCCACGCTGGTCGCGGCGACCGCGGCCGGGTTGAAGCGCTATCACGTGGTCGACGTGCCTGCCGGGTTGGCGTGGCGCATCGCGGCCGAGACGACACCATGGGTGGCCGACACGCGGTGGGCGGGGTCCGAGTTGCGCTGA
- a CDS encoding PH domain-containing protein, translating to MTALVDPVNKPSRKAPLVWALGAAIPWAALVLGQLVWLVVDPRMPWVHALAAAVTAIGIAVSVVVVPWWRYRVHRWDIDAQAVYTRTGWLTQERRIAPISRVQTVDTERGPLDRLFGLSNVTVTTASSAGAVRIVALDADVADAIVARLTDIAAIGEQDAT from the coding sequence ATGACCGCACTCGTCGACCCCGTCAACAAACCGAGCCGCAAGGCGCCGCTGGTGTGGGCGCTGGGCGCGGCGATTCCGTGGGCCGCGCTGGTGCTCGGGCAGCTGGTGTGGTTGGTCGTCGACCCGCGCATGCCCTGGGTGCACGCCTTGGCGGCCGCGGTCACGGCGATCGGTATCGCGGTGTCGGTCGTCGTCGTGCCGTGGTGGCGCTACCGGGTGCACCGCTGGGACATCGACGCGCAGGCGGTCTACACCCGCACCGGCTGGCTGACCCAGGAGCGCCGCATTGCGCCGATCTCGCGGGTGCAGACCGTCGACACCGAACGCGGCCCGCTGGACCGGCTGTTCGGGCTGTCCAACGTGACGGTCACGACGGCGTCGTCGGCGGGCGCGGTGCGCATCGTCGCGCTGGACGCCGATGTCGCCGACGCGATCGTCGCGCGGCTCACCGACATCGCCGCGATCGGGGAGCAGGACGCGACGTGA
- a CDS encoding SDR family NAD(P)-dependent oxidoreductase yields MGSKWTAADVPDQSGRTAIVTGANSGLGYDTAAVLADKGAHVVLAVRNLDKGAEAVARIKKTSPDAVVTLQQLDLSSLDSVRAAADEIRAQHPRIDLLINNAGVMYVPNRETTAEGFEMQFGTNHLGHFALTGLLLDRLLPVDGSRIVTVSSVGHRILARIRFEDPHFENGYNRVRAYGQSKLANLLFTYELQRRLAAKGASPIAAAAHPGFSDTELMRYIPVFVPDIVWKIFTQPADRGALPTLRAATDPSVKGGQYYGPDGAGEVKGYPKVVASSAQSHDEDIQRRLWAMSEESTGVSYPL; encoded by the coding sequence ATGGGCAGCAAGTGGACCGCGGCCGATGTGCCGGACCAGTCCGGGCGGACGGCCATCGTCACCGGAGCCAACAGCGGCCTGGGCTATGACACCGCGGCCGTCCTCGCCGACAAGGGCGCCCACGTCGTGCTGGCGGTGCGCAACCTCGACAAGGGCGCCGAGGCCGTCGCACGGATCAAGAAGACGAGCCCTGACGCCGTCGTCACGCTCCAGCAGCTGGATCTGTCCTCGCTGGACAGCGTCCGCGCCGCCGCCGACGAGATCCGCGCCCAACACCCCCGCATCGACCTGCTCATCAACAACGCCGGCGTGATGTACGTGCCGAACCGCGAGACCACCGCCGAGGGTTTCGAGATGCAGTTCGGCACCAACCATCTCGGCCACTTCGCGTTGACCGGCCTGCTGCTCGACCGGCTGCTGCCGGTCGATGGGTCACGGATCGTGACGGTCAGCAGCGTGGGGCACCGCATCCTGGCCCGCATCCGCTTCGAGGATCCGCACTTCGAGAACGGCTACAACCGGGTGCGCGCCTACGGGCAGTCCAAACTGGCGAATCTGTTGTTCACCTACGAGCTGCAGCGCCGGCTGGCGGCCAAGGGAGCGTCGCCGATCGCGGCAGCCGCGCATCCGGGATTCTCCGACACCGAGCTGATGCGCTACATCCCGGTGTTCGTGCCGGACATCGTGTGGAAGATCTTCACCCAGCCCGCGGACCGCGGCGCACTGCCGACACTGCGCGCGGCCACCGACCCGAGCGTGAAGGGCGGGCAATACTACGGCCCCGACGGCGCCGGCGAGGTGAAGGGGTATCCGAAAGTCGTTGCCTCCAGCGCACAGTCGCACGACGAGGACATCCAGCGCCGGTTGTGGGCGATGTCGGAGGAATCGACCGGCGTCAGTTATCCGCTGTGA
- the moeA gene encoding molybdopterin molybdotransferase MoeA produces the protein MRTVEEHQRVVAGLIGARAPMRVPIAEALGLVLAEDVVAPLSLPGFDNSAMDGYAVVAEDVASASAEHPVLLPVAEDIPAGRTDALTLKPGTAHRIMTGAMLPTGATAVVPVEATNGATDTVEIRASARPTQHIRRAGEDVSAGTTVLRAGQALTPAALGLAAALGLGELTVVPRQRVLVMSTGTELVAPGTPLAPGQIYESNAVMLAAALRDAGAEVVAAPMTGDDVDSFRAALAEHTGDADLIITTGGVSAGAYEVVKDSLGGSVDFVKVAMQPGMPQGAGRIPGGPPIITLPGNPVSALVSFEVFIRAPLRAAMGLPHPDRPRRTAVLTEDLTSPRGKRQFRRGVLDADAGTVTSYGPPASHHLRWLASANCLLEIDEDVDALPAGSQVRVWDLG, from the coding sequence ATGCGCACCGTCGAGGAACACCAGCGGGTGGTCGCCGGGCTGATCGGCGCGCGCGCACCGATGCGGGTGCCGATCGCCGAGGCGCTCGGTCTCGTGCTCGCCGAGGACGTCGTCGCGCCGCTGTCGTTGCCCGGTTTCGACAACTCCGCGATGGACGGCTACGCCGTCGTCGCCGAGGACGTCGCGTCCGCATCGGCCGAGCACCCGGTGCTGCTGCCGGTCGCCGAGGACATCCCGGCCGGCCGCACCGATGCGTTGACGCTGAAACCCGGTACGGCACACCGAATCATGACCGGTGCGATGTTGCCCACCGGGGCGACGGCCGTCGTGCCGGTGGAGGCGACCAACGGTGCGACCGACACCGTCGAGATCCGCGCGAGCGCGCGCCCGACGCAGCACATCCGGCGCGCCGGTGAGGATGTCAGCGCGGGCACGACGGTGTTGCGCGCGGGCCAGGCGCTCACCCCCGCGGCGCTGGGACTGGCGGCCGCGCTCGGACTGGGCGAGCTGACCGTCGTCCCCCGGCAGCGCGTGCTGGTGATGTCGACCGGCACCGAACTCGTCGCGCCGGGCACGCCGCTGGCGCCGGGACAGATCTACGAGTCCAACGCGGTGATGCTGGCCGCGGCGCTGCGCGATGCGGGCGCCGAGGTGGTGGCGGCACCGATGACCGGCGACGACGTCGACTCGTTCCGCGCGGCGCTGGCCGAACACACCGGAGACGCCGACCTGATCATCACGACCGGCGGGGTGAGCGCGGGTGCGTACGAGGTGGTCAAGGATTCGCTGGGCGGGTCGGTGGACTTCGTGAAGGTCGCGATGCAGCCGGGCATGCCGCAGGGGGCGGGCCGGATTCCCGGCGGCCCGCCGATCATCACGCTGCCCGGCAACCCGGTGAGCGCGCTGGTGTCGTTCGAGGTGTTCATCCGCGCGCCGTTGCGGGCCGCGATGGGGCTGCCGCATCCGGACCGGCCGCGGCGCACCGCGGTGTTGACCGAGGACCTCACCTCGCCGCGCGGCAAGCGCCAGTTCCGCCGCGGCGTGCTCGACGCCGACGCGGGCACAGTCACCAGCTACGGGCCACCGGCCTCTCACCACCTGCGCTGGCTGGCTTCGGCGAACTGTCTGCTCGAAATCGACGAGGACGTCGACGCGCTGCCCGCGGGCTCGCAAGTGCGGGTGTGGGACCTGGGCTAA
- a CDS encoding phosphatidylserine decarboxylase yields the protein MARRPDLKSGPARLMALARTTIPPMHPAGLPFVGASLAVAALGHRNRWLRGTALAAAAANAAFFRHPPRVPPTRPGLIVAPADGLICLIEEATPPAELGLPATPLPRISIFLSVFDAHVQRAPIGGEVISVEHRPGLFGSAELEAASEDNERNSMLIRTEDGVEVIAVQIAGLVARRIVCEAKVGDKLEIGQTYGLIRYGSRLDTYLPAGANILVTVGQRALGGETVLAELA from the coding sequence ATGGCCAGACGCCCCGACCTGAAATCCGGCCCCGCGCGGCTCATGGCGCTGGCCCGGACCACGATCCCCCCGATGCACCCGGCAGGCCTGCCGTTCGTCGGCGCCAGCCTCGCCGTCGCCGCGCTCGGCCATCGGAACCGGTGGCTGCGCGGCACCGCGCTGGCCGCAGCGGCCGCCAACGCCGCGTTCTTCCGGCATCCGCCGCGGGTGCCGCCGACGCGCCCCGGGCTGATCGTCGCCCCGGCCGACGGGCTGATCTGCCTGATCGAGGAGGCGACACCGCCGGCCGAACTCGGGCTGCCGGCAACCCCGTTGCCGCGCATCAGCATCTTCCTGTCGGTGTTCGACGCGCATGTGCAGCGCGCGCCGATCGGCGGTGAGGTGATCTCCGTCGAGCACCGTCCCGGCCTGTTCGGGTCCGCGGAACTGGAGGCGGCCAGCGAGGACAACGAGCGCAACAGCATGCTGATCCGCACCGAGGACGGCGTCGAGGTGATCGCGGTGCAAATCGCGGGTCTGGTGGCGCGGCGCATAGTGTGCGAGGCCAAGGTCGGCGACAAGCTCGAGATCGGCCAGACCTACGGCCTCATCCGCTACGGCTCGCGGCTGGACACCTACCTGCCCGCGGGCGCCAACATCCTGGTGACCGTCGGCCAGCGCGCCCTGGGCGGCGAGACGGTATTGGCAGAGTTGGCATGA
- the pssA gene encoding CDP-diacylglycerol--serine O-phosphatidyltransferase, which yields MIRPRIKKSVVSLRILPSAMTVAAICLGLSAVKMALDNRPTEAMAFLAIAAILDALDGRIARALGATSRMGEEIDSLADAVNFGVAPAFIVYGTLLSQSQVGWIVVLVYAVCIVLRLARFNAMLDVDKPDYEKKYFVGMPAPAGAIGAIGPLAAKMQFGEGWWTSEIAVVIWMVGVSLLVVSTIPMRKIHTFSVPPNMVAPLLALVAIGVAAAILYGYIVILVIIAAYVVHIPFAIRTRRFLAAHPEVWDDKPRQQRAARRAIRRAQPHRRSMMRLGLRRPGS from the coding sequence ATGATCCGGCCGCGCATCAAGAAGAGCGTCGTCAGCCTGCGCATCCTGCCCAGCGCGATGACCGTCGCGGCGATCTGCCTCGGGCTGAGCGCGGTGAAGATGGCGCTGGACAACCGGCCCACCGAGGCGATGGCATTTTTGGCGATCGCCGCGATCCTCGACGCACTCGACGGCCGCATCGCCCGCGCGCTCGGCGCCACGTCGCGGATGGGAGAGGAGATCGACTCGCTGGCCGACGCGGTGAACTTCGGTGTCGCACCGGCTTTCATCGTTTACGGCACACTGCTGTCCCAGTCGCAGGTCGGCTGGATCGTGGTGCTGGTGTACGCGGTGTGCATCGTGCTGCGGCTGGCCCGGTTCAACGCGATGCTCGACGTCGACAAACCCGACTACGAGAAGAAGTACTTCGTCGGCATGCCCGCACCGGCGGGCGCGATCGGCGCGATCGGCCCGCTGGCCGCGAAAATGCAGTTCGGAGAAGGCTGGTGGACCTCCGAGATCGCGGTGGTGATCTGGATGGTCGGCGTCTCGCTGCTGGTCGTCAGCACCATCCCGATGCGCAAGATCCACACGTTCTCGGTGCCGCCGAACATGGTCGCCCCGCTGTTGGCACTGGTGGCGATCGGTGTCGCGGCGGCGATTCTCTACGGCTACATCGTGATCCTGGTCATCATCGCGGCGTACGTCGTGCACATCCCGTTCGCGATCCGCACCCGCCGCTTCCTGGCCGCGCATCCGGAGGTCTGGGACGACAAGCCGCGTCAGCAGCGGGCCGCGCGGCGCGCCATCCGCCGAGCCCAGCCGCACCGGCGGTCGATGATGCGACTCGGACTGCGCAGGCCCGGGTCCTGA
- a CDS encoding AAA family ATPase encodes MTELQTSDEVPRRHLTLTARLNTSALDSRRGVVRLHPEAIAALGIREWDAVSLTGSRTTAAVAAEAPAGIPAGTTLLDDVTLSNAGLREDATVLVAPVMVYGARTVTLSGSRLASQSISPATLRQALLGKVMTVGDTVSLLPRELGPDIPTSRATAALASSVGITWTSELLTVTGTDPTGPVSVQPNSSVTWGTGSPGAVAPASPGATGQAVVTTQTSPPLSVADLKGAQAQAERLTEWLKLALDQPELLETLGATANLGVLVSGPAGVGKAALVRAVCAGRRLVELDGPEVGSLRAEDRLTSVASAVSTVRGGGGVLLITDVDALLPDTADRPAEPVATLILAELRNAVATRGVAFVATSQQPDGIDPRLRAPDLCDRELGLSLPDGTIREQLLGVLLRDVPADDLNLDEVAQRTPGFVVADLAALVREAALRAAARASADGEPPRLTQDDLMGATSVIRPLSRSATEEVSVGSVTLEDVGDMVATKQALTEAVLWPLQHPDTFQRLGVAPPRGVLLYGPPGCGKTFVVRALASSGRLSVHAVKGAELMDKWVGSSEKAVRELFRRARDSAPSLVFLDEIDALAPRRGQSFDSGVTDRVVAALLTELDGIDPLRDVVVLGATNRPDLIDPALLRPGRLEKLVFVEPPDAEARRDILRTAGKSIPLADDVDLDALAGELDGYSAADCVALLREAALTAMRRSIDAADVTAADLATARENVRPSLDAAQVESLRAFSAAR; translated from the coding sequence GTGACCGAACTGCAGACCTCCGACGAGGTCCCCCGCCGGCACCTCACCCTCACCGCCCGGCTCAACACCTCGGCGCTGGACTCGCGGCGCGGAGTGGTCAGGCTGCACCCCGAGGCGATCGCCGCGCTGGGCATCCGCGAGTGGGATGCGGTGTCGCTGACCGGTTCCCGCACCACTGCGGCCGTCGCCGCCGAGGCGCCCGCGGGGATTCCGGCGGGCACCACGCTGCTCGACGACGTCACGCTGTCCAACGCCGGGTTGCGCGAGGACGCCACGGTGCTGGTGGCGCCGGTGATGGTGTACGGCGCGCGGACGGTGACGCTGTCGGGGTCGAGGCTGGCCAGCCAGTCGATCTCACCGGCCACGCTGCGGCAGGCGCTGTTGGGCAAGGTGATGACGGTCGGCGACACGGTGTCCCTGCTGCCCCGCGAGCTGGGTCCGGACATCCCGACCTCGCGGGCGACGGCCGCGCTGGCGTCGTCGGTGGGGATCACCTGGACCTCGGAACTGCTGACCGTGACCGGCACCGACCCCACGGGACCCGTGAGCGTGCAACCGAATTCGTCAGTCACCTGGGGCACCGGGTCGCCCGGCGCTGTCGCACCCGCCTCGCCGGGAGCGACCGGACAGGCGGTCGTCACCACCCAAACGTCGCCGCCGCTGAGTGTGGCCGACCTCAAGGGCGCCCAGGCGCAGGCCGAGCGGCTCACCGAATGGCTCAAGCTCGCCCTCGACCAGCCGGAGCTGCTGGAAACCCTCGGCGCCACAGCCAATCTCGGCGTGCTCGTGTCCGGGCCGGCGGGTGTCGGCAAGGCAGCGCTGGTGCGCGCGGTGTGCGCGGGGCGCAGGCTGGTCGAACTCGACGGACCCGAAGTCGGTTCGCTGCGGGCCGAGGACCGGCTCACCAGCGTGGCGTCGGCGGTGTCGACCGTGCGCGGCGGCGGTGGGGTGCTGCTGATCACCGATGTCGACGCGCTGCTGCCCGACACGGCGGACCGGCCCGCCGAACCGGTGGCCACGCTGATCCTGGCCGAGCTGCGCAATGCGGTCGCCACCCGCGGCGTCGCGTTCGTCGCGACCTCGCAGCAGCCCGACGGCATCGACCCGCGGCTGCGGGCGCCCGACCTGTGCGACCGCGAGCTCGGGCTCAGCCTGCCCGACGGCACGATCCGCGAGCAGCTGCTGGGTGTGCTGCTGCGCGACGTTCCGGCCGACGACCTCAACCTTGACGAAGTCGCCCAGCGCACACCGGGTTTCGTCGTCGCCGACCTGGCGGCGCTCGTGCGCGAAGCGGCATTGCGGGCGGCCGCGCGGGCCAGCGCCGACGGCGAGCCACCGCGACTGACCCAGGACGACCTGATGGGGGCGACGTCGGTGATCCGGCCGCTGTCGCGGTCGGCAACCGAGGAGGTGTCCGTCGGCTCGGTCACGCTCGAGGACGTCGGCGACATGGTCGCCACCAAACAGGCGCTCACCGAGGCGGTGCTGTGGCCGCTGCAGCACCCCGACACGTTCCAGCGACTCGGCGTCGCCCCGCCGCGCGGCGTGCTGCTGTATGGCCCGCCCGGGTGCGGCAAGACATTTGTGGTGCGGGCGCTGGCGAGTTCGGGGCGGCTGTCGGTGCACGCGGTCAAGGGCGCCGAGCTGATGGACAAGTGGGTCGGTTCGTCGGAAAAGGCTGTGCGCGAACTGTTTCGGCGAGCCCGCGACTCGGCGCCGTCACTGGTGTTCCTCGACGAGATCGACGCGCTGGCACCGCGGCGCGGTCAGAGCTTCGACTCCGGGGTGACCGACCGCGTGGTGGCCGCGCTGCTGACCGAACTCGACGGCATCGACCCGCTGCGCGACGTCGTCGTCCTCGGCGCGACCAACCGTCCTGACCTGATCGACCCCGCGCTGCTGCGGCCCGGCCGACTGGAGAAGCTGGTGTTCGTCGAGCCGCCCGACGCCGAGGCCCGCCGCGACATCCTGCGCACCGCGGGCAAGTCGATCCCGCTGGCCGACGACGTGGACCTCGACGCGCTGGCCGGCGAACTCGACGGGTACAGCGCCGCCGACTGCGTGGCGCTGCTGCGGGAGGCCGCGCTGACCGCGATGCGGCGCTCGATCGACGCCGCCGACGTGACTGCTGCCGACCTCGCGACCGCCCGCGAGAACGTGCGGCCGTCGCTGGACGCCGCGCAGGTGGAGTCGCTGCGGGCCTTCTCCGCCGCGCGCTAA
- a CDS encoding DUF1707 domain-containing protein, giving the protein MTSAPIAPPSRAGDADRGRTAHLLGLALAQGYLEMPEYETRLQTAFSAGTRAELRGLTADLPVDRLRRDDPARREAVHRAVRRSVRFHVAGYLAGSLLMLGIWLVVGLTAGLWYFWPVWPIMGWGIGVVSHAIPALAHGSMSPARIA; this is encoded by the coding sequence ATGACCAGCGCACCCATCGCCCCTCCGTCGCGCGCCGGCGACGCCGACCGCGGACGCACCGCACACCTGCTGGGCCTGGCCCTCGCCCAGGGCTACCTCGAGATGCCCGAGTACGAGACGCGGCTGCAGACCGCATTCAGCGCGGGCACCCGCGCCGAACTGCGCGGGCTCACCGCCGACCTGCCCGTCGACCGGTTGCGCCGCGACGACCCCGCACGCCGCGAGGCCGTGCACCGCGCCGTCCGCCGCAGCGTGCGCTTCCACGTCGCGGGCTACCTCGCGGGCTCACTGCTGATGCTCGGCATCTGGCTGGTGGTCGGACTGACCGCCGGTTTGTGGTACTTCTGGCCCGTCTGGCCGATCATGGGCTGGGGTATCGGCGTTGTCAGCCATGCCATTCCGGCGCTGGCTCACGGCTCGATGAGCCCGGCCCGAATCGCGTAG
- a CDS encoding response regulator, with translation MTAGQAARILLADDHALVRSGLRMILDAEPDLQVVAEAADGHEALAALATTPVDLAILDIAMPRMTGLQAAREMNRLHPHVRILILSMYDNEQYFFEALKAGASGYVLKSVADRDLLEACRATLRGEPFLYAGAVTALIRDYLHRARQGDGLPETILTPREEEVLKLVAEGYSSREIANTLGISAKTVDRHRTNLLAKLGLQDRVALTRYAIRAGLIEP, from the coding sequence GTGACCGCCGGGCAGGCGGCGCGGATCCTGCTCGCCGACGATCACGCGCTGGTGCGCAGCGGGCTGCGGATGATCCTGGACGCCGAACCCGACCTGCAGGTGGTGGCCGAGGCGGCCGACGGGCACGAGGCGCTGGCCGCGTTGGCGACGACGCCGGTGGACCTGGCGATCCTCGACATCGCGATGCCGCGGATGACGGGCCTGCAGGCGGCCAGGGAGATGAACCGGCTCCACCCGCACGTGCGGATCCTGATCCTGTCGATGTACGACAACGAGCAGTACTTCTTCGAGGCGCTCAAGGCGGGCGCGTCGGGGTACGTGCTCAAGTCGGTCGCCGACCGCGACCTGCTCGAGGCGTGCCGGGCCACGCTGCGCGGCGAGCCGTTCCTGTACGCGGGGGCGGTGACGGCGCTGATCCGCGACTACCTGCACCGGGCGCGGCAGGGCGACGGGCTGCCCGAGACGATCCTCACCCCGCGCGAGGAGGAGGTGCTCAAGCTGGTCGCCGAGGGCTACTCGTCGCGCGAGATCGCCAACACGTTGGGCATCAGCGCCAAGACCGTCGACCGGCACCGCACCAACCTGCTGGCCAAGCTCGGTCTGCAGGACCGGGTTGCGTTGACGCGCTACGCGATTCGGGCCGGGCTCATCGAGCCGTGA
- a CDS encoding sensor histidine kinase, whose protein sequence is MKRARTPATALFRRVFLINGLIFTLGTLVLALSPASVSSRIKVTEIPVLLIGLAVILTANALLLRSSLAPLDRLAASMRRVDPPRRSDRVDDRGTGDLQHLISSFNAMLDRLETERTTASASALAAQENERQRIARELHDEIGQTLTVALLILKRAVDRAPAEIRGELANTQDAVRASLDEVRSIARRLRPEALEDLGLHSALNALCTEFTNATGLPVVKHIVLQTDRLQPDVELVCYRVAQESLTNIARHAGATKAWLDLHVTDAWLTMRIADDGVGGVVEEGAGINGMRERALLVGADLTIVSPAGEGTEVRLAIPAGRCR, encoded by the coding sequence ATGAAACGGGCGCGCACGCCGGCGACCGCGCTGTTTCGGCGGGTGTTCCTGATCAACGGCCTGATCTTCACGTTGGGCACGCTGGTCCTGGCGCTCTCGCCCGCGTCCGTGTCGTCGCGGATCAAGGTGACCGAGATCCCGGTGCTGCTGATCGGGCTCGCGGTGATCCTGACCGCCAACGCGCTGCTGCTGCGATCGAGTCTTGCCCCGCTGGATCGGCTCGCCGCGTCGATGCGGCGAGTCGATCCGCCCCGGCGCAGCGACCGGGTGGACGACCGCGGCACCGGCGACCTGCAGCACCTGATCTCGTCGTTCAACGCGATGCTGGACCGGCTCGAGACCGAGCGGACCACCGCGAGCGCGTCGGCGCTGGCCGCCCAGGAGAACGAACGCCAGCGCATCGCCCGCGAACTGCACGACGAGATCGGCCAGACGCTGACCGTGGCGCTGCTGATCCTCAAACGGGCGGTGGACCGGGCGCCTGCCGAGATCCGCGGTGAACTGGCCAACACCCAGGACGCGGTGCGCGCCAGCCTCGACGAGGTGCGCAGCATCGCGCGCCGGTTGCGGCCGGAGGCGCTCGAGGACCTGGGCCTGCACAGCGCCCTGAACGCGCTGTGCACCGAGTTCACCAACGCCACGGGCCTGCCCGTCGTCAAACACATTGTGCTGCAGACGGATCGGTTGCAACCGGACGTCGAACTCGTGTGCTACCGGGTGGCCCAGGAGAGCCTGACGAACATCGCGCGTCACGCGGGCGCCACCAAGGCGTGGCTCGATCTGCACGTCACCGACGCCTGGCTGACGATGCGGATCGCCGACGACGGGGTCGGTGGCGTGGTCGAGGAAGGCGCGGGGATCAACGGGATGCGGGAACGCGCGCTGCTGGTGGGGGCCGACCTGACGATCGTCTCGCCGGCCGGTGAGGGGACCGAGGTGCGGCTGGCGATCCCCGCCGGACGGTGCCGGTGA